A single Henriciella sp. AS95 DNA region contains:
- a CDS encoding serine hydrolase: protein MLVRSAVAQELVPLPPQPEGVAWPTEGWEMGELPEDIAADVQAHVDDAMSRELADELGETRAVVIIHHGKLVLEAYRDGFGPDTKQVSWSMAKSITSALTGRAVQLGLIEDIDYPMPSPFAEDDPRSEITWRQWLTMTDGLDYLEIGAETMDENDVIQMTYGPGRYDVIQYIVDELPPAHEPGVHWNYSTAGFHLIAWALQEFDRRFLALRGGAGLSAASAAEISSLNSNYGKCVSNEDQNGMRCDRSLVDSENVSLQALATRRMDLWLFDALGMDAQPEFDAAGTFLGGSLVWASARDFAKFGYLYLRDGVWEGERLLPEGWVDFSRTGAQGDDGNVYGAGWWITTYGEDPAPEYQLRNAPPWDSFAAEGHEGQTLYVVPSRDLVIVRLGLMPNGGNNWPALFQWNQTLASMFPETRFASTSGQEDAQ, encoded by the coding sequence ATGCTTGTCCGCTCGGCGGTCGCGCAGGAGCTTGTCCCGCTGCCGCCGCAGCCTGAAGGCGTCGCCTGGCCCACGGAAGGCTGGGAGATGGGCGAGCTGCCGGAAGACATTGCCGCCGATGTTCAGGCGCATGTCGATGATGCCATGTCGCGTGAGCTTGCTGACGAGTTGGGCGAGACACGGGCTGTGGTCATCATCCATCACGGAAAGCTGGTACTGGAGGCGTATCGCGACGGTTTCGGGCCGGACACGAAACAGGTGTCATGGTCGATGGCGAAGTCGATCACCAGCGCGCTGACGGGCCGAGCGGTTCAACTCGGCCTGATCGAGGACATCGACTATCCGATGCCCTCGCCCTTCGCGGAGGATGACCCGCGCAGCGAGATCACCTGGCGCCAGTGGCTGACCATGACGGACGGGCTCGACTATCTGGAGATCGGCGCCGAGACCATGGATGAGAATGACGTCATCCAGATGACTTACGGGCCGGGGCGGTATGATGTCATCCAGTACATCGTCGACGAGCTGCCGCCCGCGCATGAGCCTGGCGTGCATTGGAATTATTCGACGGCAGGGTTTCATTTGATCGCGTGGGCGTTGCAGGAATTCGACCGACGATTTCTGGCTCTCCGTGGAGGGGCAGGACTCTCGGCGGCTTCCGCTGCTGAAATATCCTCGCTGAACTCCAACTACGGAAAATGCGTGAGCAATGAGGACCAAAACGGGATGCGATGTGACCGCTCCTTAGTCGATTCTGAAAACGTCAGTCTCCAAGCTCTTGCGACGCGTCGAATGGATCTTTGGTTGTTCGACGCCCTCGGCATGGACGCCCAGCCCGAGTTCGATGCCGCCGGCACCTTCCTCGGCGGCTCGCTGGTCTGGGCCTCAGCGCGCGATTTTGCGAAGTTTGGATATCTCTATTTGCGGGACGGGGTCTGGGAGGGCGAGCGCCTGCTGCCGGAAGGCTGGGTCGATTTCTCGCGCACAGGCGCGCAGGGCGATGATGGCAATGTCTACGGCGCCGGCTGGTGGATCACGACTTATGGCGAAGATCCTGCGCCCGAATACCAGCTGCGCAATGCACCGCCCTGGGACAGCTTTGCCGCCGAAGGCCATGAAGGGCAGACACTATATGTTGTGCCTTCGCGGGACCTCGTCATCGTCCGTTTAGGCCTCATGCCGAATGGCGGGAATAACTGGCCGGCGCTGTTTCAGTGGAATCAGACGCTCGCGTCCATGTTCCCCGAAACCCGATTCGCGTCGACGTCCGGTCAGGAGGACGCACAATAA
- a CDS encoding carboxylesterase family protein, translating to MTRTFAPSRRLFLLSAASATGATGLALPAWGRRALWPVVETSNGKLMGAKSGGMNSFKGIRYGAPTGGSNRFMPPQPVEKWSGVKEALAFSDAAPQMPNNRAFDYGDLIVFDRHPSGLGEDCLALNLWTPTLDKDAKKPVIVVLHGGGFYGGSGNSFGMDGDRMARFADSVVIAVNHRLGAFGFANLAELGGDDFAQSGAVGMLDIVAALDWIQENVAQFGGDPSRVMVYGQSGGGAKVSTLLAMPSAKGKMHAAGVMSGSMLTAGDPDAATKTAERLMAALDLEPGEIGKMQALPFTTILEAQAKLEAADRAKGEAPRSFGPVVDGTAIPRDPFSPDAPAVSKDVPMIISTALDERTYRMADFDLDEAGLLAYAEKRAGDEAEAAVALYKAEDPDASPHMLKARMDTDLSFRKSAFRQAELKAAQAADGGAPVWTYLWTWPSPAYGGRYGAVHGIDVGLSLNSVRGGLTGASAESQLMADRISSAWASFAATGDPNNERLPDWPAYTQDERATMIFDVDTRVENDPRADIRAFWQSL from the coding sequence ATGACGCGCACATTTGCCCCCAGTCGACGCCTTTTTCTGCTGTCGGCTGCTTCTGCAACAGGTGCAACAGGATTGGCGCTTCCGGCCTGGGGCCGGCGCGCGCTCTGGCCGGTCGTCGAGACCTCGAATGGCAAGCTCATGGGCGCAAAATCCGGTGGCATGAACAGCTTCAAGGGCATTCGCTATGGCGCGCCGACCGGTGGATCGAACCGTTTCATGCCGCCACAGCCCGTCGAGAAATGGTCCGGCGTGAAGGAAGCGCTCGCCTTTAGCGATGCAGCCCCGCAAATGCCGAACAATCGCGCCTTTGACTATGGCGACCTCATCGTTTTTGACCGCCACCCCTCCGGCCTTGGCGAGGATTGCCTGGCTCTTAATCTCTGGACCCCAACCCTCGACAAGGACGCGAAAAAGCCCGTCATCGTCGTGCTGCATGGCGGCGGTTTCTATGGCGGCTCCGGCAATTCGTTCGGCATGGACGGTGACCGCATGGCGCGCTTTGCCGATAGCGTCGTGATCGCCGTCAATCACCGCCTCGGCGCGTTCGGTTTCGCCAACCTGGCTGAGCTGGGTGGCGATGACTTCGCGCAATCGGGCGCGGTCGGGATGTTGGATATCGTCGCGGCCCTCGACTGGATTCAGGAAAACGTCGCGCAGTTTGGCGGCGACCCGTCGCGGGTCATGGTCTATGGCCAGTCCGGTGGCGGCGCAAAAGTCTCGACCCTGCTCGCCATGCCGTCGGCGAAAGGCAAGATGCATGCAGCCGGCGTGATGAGCGGCTCCATGCTGACGGCTGGTGACCCCGACGCTGCGACGAAGACCGCCGAACGCCTCATGGCCGCCCTCGACCTTGAGCCAGGCGAGATCGGCAAGATGCAGGCCTTGCCATTCACCACCATCCTGGAGGCTCAAGCCAAGCTGGAGGCGGCTGACCGCGCAAAGGGCGAAGCGCCGCGCAGCTTCGGCCCGGTCGTGGACGGGACGGCTATCCCACGCGATCCGTTCAGCCCGGATGCGCCGGCGGTCTCCAAAGACGTGCCGATGATAATTTCAACGGCCCTTGATGAGCGCACTTATCGAATGGCCGATTTCGATCTCGATGAGGCCGGGCTGCTGGCCTACGCCGAAAAACGGGCTGGCGATGAGGCAGAAGCCGCCGTCGCGCTGTACAAGGCCGAGGATCCAGACGCCTCGCCGCACATGCTCAAGGCGCGGATGGACACAGATCTGTCCTTCCGCAAGAGCGCCTTCCGGCAGGCCGAACTCAAAGCTGCGCAAGCGGCAGACGGCGGCGCTCCGGTCTGGACCTATCTCTGGACATGGCCGAGCCCGGCCTATGGCGGTCGCTATGGCGCCGTCCACGGAATCGATGTGGGGCTCAGCCTCAACAGTGTTCGGGGTGGTCTGACGGGCGCAAGCGCCGAAAGCCAGCTGATGGCGGACCGCATCTCGTCAGCCTGGGCTTCGTTTGCGGCCACGGGTGATCCCAATAATGAGCGGCTGCCAGACTGGCCAGCCTACACGCAGGATGAGCGCGCCACGATGATCTTTGACGTCGACACGCGGGTCGAGAATGACCCACGCGCCGATATCAGAGCCTTCTGGCAAAGCCTCTAG
- a CDS encoding DUF1328 family protein codes for MIKLAFVFLIIALIAGLVGLTGIAGAAANIAFFLFGLALVIFIVLLVLGFTVFKKIT; via the coding sequence ATGATCAAGCTTGCTTTTGTCTTTCTTATTATCGCGCTGATAGCCGGACTAGTGGGCCTTACAGGCATCGCCGGGGCGGCTGCCAATATCGCCTTCTTCCTGTTTGGTCTGGCGCTCGTCATCTTCATTGTTCTGCTGGTTCTCGGTTTCACCGTCTTCAAGAAAATAACTTGA
- a CDS encoding RsiV family protein yields MLNCFFVSRRAAATSFLSAGMAALAGCGAETLDKPAETTRVDDRPATTQDLDNAFSAPPGKGIAIVNGSQAATINVTMPDYFDSLSEKLQTELSDRANSGTEAFIAAAEADQEAARSEGFEFRPHALDIVWERSGPAEGRLTGFVGTYTIYTGGAHSNLSFDKVNWDLKSDKPVGFDDIFDDADTARERMSSLLKEGLLTQKRERLGDTQSTDEDILKTWVDPALDAQSALFDHFSVIASTEPEKAGGIVYHFAPYEVGAYAEGVYVVTLPYRGFEDLLGDTYRSSFGGEPRKP; encoded by the coding sequence ATGCTGAACTGTTTTTTCGTATCGAGAAGGGCGGCAGCAACGTCGTTTCTGTCGGCAGGTATGGCCGCACTGGCTGGCTGCGGCGCCGAAACACTGGACAAGCCCGCTGAAACAACGCGGGTCGACGACCGCCCGGCCACCACGCAAGATCTCGATAATGCTTTCTCGGCCCCGCCCGGCAAGGGCATCGCGATCGTGAATGGCAGCCAGGCAGCGACGATCAACGTCACAATGCCGGATTATTTCGATTCCCTGTCAGAGAAGCTCCAGACAGAGCTCAGTGACCGGGCCAACTCCGGTACGGAAGCTTTCATTGCCGCCGCCGAAGCCGATCAGGAAGCGGCCCGCAGCGAAGGATTTGAATTTCGACCTCATGCGCTGGACATCGTATGGGAACGCAGTGGTCCAGCTGAGGGGAGGCTGACAGGTTTCGTCGGCACTTACACAATCTATACAGGCGGGGCGCACTCAAACCTCTCCTTTGACAAGGTCAACTGGGACCTCAAGTCCGATAAGCCCGTCGGCTTCGACGACATCTTTGATGATGCGGACACGGCGCGCGAGCGCATGTCATCGCTTTTGAAGGAAGGCCTGCTGACGCAGAAGCGCGAACGTCTTGGCGACACGCAGTCAACCGACGAAGACATCCTCAAAACGTGGGTCGACCCGGCGCTTGATGCACAGTCCGCCCTGTTCGATCATTTCAGTGTCATCGCATCGACTGAGCCTGAGAAAGCCGGCGGTATTGTTTATCACTTTGCGCCCTATGAAGTCGGTGCCTATGCCGAAGGCGTCTATGTGGTGACGTTGCCGTATCGCGGCTTCGAGGACCTTCTTGGTGACACCTATCGCAGCAGTTTTGGCGGAGAGCCGCGCAAGCCCTAA
- a CDS encoding AI-2E family transporter translates to MSKSSEIQVASSFTARLLQIVLIIGLALLVWAVRDALLLGFAAILLAIAVHGVAVAIRKLVSMPKGLSLALGALAIFTVLAATLTLFGAQLASALSGVVDRLPEAVDRARDALESNPLGAAIVNEIEKFTSGDSNGGSVRDFAASAGGFAFPFASGLTTALLVFFAAAFITTSSDAYRKGFLMLFPSGIDEKIDDALIASGRALRKWLLGITVDMVVITVLIGIALWLLGVPAFMGLALIAGIAQFVPTVGPLVSAIPGILLAFTVGPMTALWTAIAYLGISQLEANLIYPMIQKKAVSIPPALTLIAILAFGMLLGPLGVLLATPMLVVLMVFVTKLYVNGTLGKEADIPGA, encoded by the coding sequence TTGAGTAAATCCAGCGAAATCCAGGTCGCATCCTCCTTCACTGCACGGTTGCTTCAAATCGTGCTCATCATCGGGCTGGCATTGCTGGTCTGGGCCGTGCGCGATGCGCTGCTTCTCGGCTTTGCGGCCATTTTGCTCGCCATCGCCGTTCATGGCGTCGCCGTTGCGATCAGAAAACTGGTATCGATGCCGAAAGGGCTGTCGCTAGCGCTCGGAGCCCTTGCCATCTTTACCGTGCTGGCGGCCACGCTGACCCTGTTCGGTGCACAATTGGCCTCCGCCCTCTCCGGCGTCGTCGACCGGCTACCAGAAGCGGTGGATCGGGCAAGAGACGCGCTGGAAAGCAATCCGCTCGGCGCCGCCATCGTCAACGAGATCGAAAAGTTCACATCCGGCGATTCAAATGGCGGGTCGGTCCGTGACTTTGCGGCAAGTGCAGGCGGATTTGCTTTCCCATTCGCGTCAGGTCTGACCACGGCGCTGCTCGTCTTCTTCGCGGCCGCGTTCATCACCACGTCCAGCGATGCTTACCGGAAGGGTTTCTTGATGCTCTTTCCCTCGGGCATCGATGAGAAGATCGACGACGCGCTCATCGCGTCCGGCCGGGCGCTCAGGAAATGGCTGCTCGGGATCACGGTGGACATGGTCGTCATCACTGTCCTGATCGGTATCGCGCTCTGGCTGCTCGGCGTACCGGCCTTTATGGGGCTGGCCCTGATCGCCGGGATCGCCCAGTTCGTGCCGACCGTGGGCCCGTTAGTGTCGGCGATTCCCGGTATCCTGCTCGCCTTTACCGTCGGGCCGATGACCGCGCTCTGGACCGCGATCGCCTATCTCGGCATCTCGCAGCTGGAAGCGAACCTCATCTATCCGATGATCCAGAAGAAAGCGGTTTCCATCCCGCCAGCCCTGACCCTGATCGCCATCCTCGCCTTCGGCATGCTGCTGGGGCCGCTTGGCGTCCTCCTCGCCACGCCGATGCTTGTCGTGTTGATGGTTTTCGTGACGAAGCTCTACGTCAACGGTACGCTCGGCAAGGAAGCTGATATCCCCGGGGCCTAA
- a CDS encoding ribonucleoside-diphosphate reductase subunit alpha, with protein MKPDLKLVTDMEIKTDPSRDANLTEFGKKTLEDRYLLPGETYQGMFARVAKAFADDQDHAQRIYDYMSNLWFMPATPVLSNGGADRGLPISCFLNQVGDSLDDIVETWTENVWLASNGGGIGTYWGHVRSIGEKVGQNGQTSGIIPFIRVMDSLTLAISQGSLRRGSAACYLDIHHPEIEEFLEIRKASGDFNRKSLNLHHGINITDEFMEAVRNDAEFGLRSPKSGEVLRTVNARKIWQKILELRIQTGEPYLLFTDTVNNAMPAHQRKLGLQVHQSNLCSEITLPTGVDHNGEDRTAVCCLSSVNAEKFLEWSKNDDFLEDIFRFLDNVLEDFISRAPDEMARAVYSAQRERSVGLGLMGFHSFLQTMNVPIESAMSKVWNEKMFKHIRAGADAASVKLAKERGPCEDARDAGMMARFSHKMAVAPTASISIICGGTSAGIEPIPANVYTHKTLSGSFTVKNQQLQKLLASKDADTEETWNSILENEGSVQHLECLDEHEKGVFKTAFELDQRWIIELAADRTPYICQSQSLNVFLPADINKWDLHMLHWTAWEKGLKSLYYCRSKSVQRAGFAGAADKEKAQGMDVPQTDYDECLACQ; from the coding sequence ATGAAGCCGGACCTTAAGCTTGTCACGGATATGGAGATCAAGACCGATCCGTCGCGTGACGCCAACCTCACCGAGTTTGGCAAGAAGACGCTCGAAGATCGCTACCTCCTGCCGGGCGAGACCTATCAAGGCATGTTCGCCCGCGTCGCCAAAGCCTTCGCGGATGACCAGGATCACGCCCAGCGCATCTATGATTACATGTCGAATCTCTGGTTCATGCCCGCGACGCCTGTCCTGTCGAATGGCGGCGCCGATCGCGGCCTGCCAATCTCCTGCTTCCTGAACCAGGTCGGTGATTCGCTGGACGATATCGTCGAGACCTGGACGGAGAATGTCTGGCTCGCCTCGAATGGCGGCGGCATCGGCACCTATTGGGGCCATGTCCGCTCCATCGGTGAGAAAGTCGGCCAGAACGGACAGACCTCCGGCATCATTCCATTCATCCGTGTGATGGACTCGCTGACCCTCGCGATCAGCCAGGGCTCGCTGCGCCGCGGATCGGCCGCCTGCTATCTCGACATCCACCACCCGGAAATCGAGGAATTCCTGGAAATCCGGAAGGCCTCGGGCGACTTCAATCGCAAGTCTCTCAACCTGCACCATGGCATCAACATCACCGATGAATTCATGGAAGCGGTTCGCAATGACGCCGAGTTCGGCCTGCGTTCGCCGAAGTCCGGCGAAGTGCTGCGCACGGTCAATGCTCGCAAGATCTGGCAGAAGATCCTTGAGCTTCGCATCCAGACCGGTGAGCCGTACCTGCTTTTCACCGATACGGTGAACAACGCCATGCCAGCGCACCAGCGCAAGCTCGGCCTTCAGGTCCACCAGTCGAATCTTTGCTCGGAAATCACGCTTCCGACCGGCGTCGACCATAATGGCGAAGACCGCACGGCTGTCTGTTGCCTCTCCTCGGTCAATGCCGAGAAGTTTCTTGAATGGTCGAAGAATGACGACTTCCTGGAAGACATTTTCCGCTTCCTCGACAATGTCCTTGAAGACTTCATCTCCCGTGCGCCGGACGAGATGGCCCGCGCCGTCTATTCGGCCCAGCGCGAGCGCTCTGTCGGCCTCGGCCTGATGGGCTTCCACTCCTTCCTGCAGACGATGAACGTGCCGATCGAAAGCGCGATGTCGAAAGTCTGGAACGAGAAGATGTTCAAGCACATCCGCGCTGGCGCTGATGCAGCTTCGGTCAAGCTCGCCAAGGAACGTGGGCCCTGTGAAGATGCCCGTGACGCCGGTATGATGGCCCGCTTCAGCCACAAGATGGCCGTCGCGCCAACCGCGTCGATCTCGATCATCTGCGGCGGTACGTCTGCAGGCATCGAGCCGATCCCGGCCAACGTCTATACGCACAAGACGCTGTCTGGCTCTTTCACCGTGAAGAACCAGCAGCTCCAGAAGCTGCTCGCCTCCAAGGATGCGGACACCGAAGAGACCTGGAACTCGATTCTCGAGAATGAAGGCTCCGTCCAGCATCTCGAATGCCTCGATGAGCATGAGAAAGGTGTGTTCAAAACCGCCTTTGAGCTCGACCAGCGCTGGATCATCGAACTGGCGGCCGATCGCACGCCATATATCTGCCAGAGCCAGTCGCTCAATGTCTTCCTGCCGGCTGATATCAACAAGTGGGACCTCCACATGCTGCACTGGACGGCATGGGAAAAAGGCCTGAAGTCGCTCTATTACTGCCGCTCCAAATCGGTGCAGCGTGCAGGCTTTGCCGGCGCCGCCGACAAGGAAAAGGCACAAGGCATGGACGTGCCGCAAACCGACTATGACGAGTGCCTCGCCTGTCAGTAA
- a CDS encoding TonB-dependent receptor, with protein MPSQTFRRTLAATLLLGSCPLAFAQQATSEAPEETPERLSTVIVSGVGPQRETDEMIGNATAVTREDIVQNLQASLGNTLDSQPGVSTTHFGQAASRPVLRGLGAERVLVLTNGIGVIDASAASPDHQVAADGIDAEKIEILRGPAALAYGGQAIGGVVNVIDGLIAEELPDEPVSGEAYGALNSVNDGGTEGGAKGKFVAGPFVLSLSASTRDFDNYDIPDFAESSRLRALEDADHEEEEGEEEEHEEHEEVRDTLENSFVETDSLAAGLSWVGDSAFVGIAVRQQTALYGLPGHSHEHEHEEEEGEGPGEEEGEEHEEEMPFIDLEQTRYDIRAGADIDFGPFTRIAGNASFADYEHTEFEAPGEPGTVYESDGAEGRVELGTAFGEFDGAIGLQVLDKSLDAFGDEAFITKTDTKSTGLFLYQTREWDSGFGVEGGLRYDSTELENINAGTRTFDLYSSSFGIHQHWDNGLFVGGQISLTDRAPTESELFADGAHLATEQYEVGDTSLDKERGLNLEGTVRWRGDNGFGVGANLFRSEFDGFIYLAPGTTVEEGAIVDEVDELPVYTFVQRDATFTGGEIYADYEIDDGALGADWRAKANVDFVSADLDEGGNLPLIPPLTFNASLDADWGLWSAGASVTVAAEQDDTGEGELPTDGYTTLDLRTAFSLADVGMGQEGTELFLEARNVTDEEVRYATSVLKDTVPAPGRNIRGGVRLVF; from the coding sequence ATGCCATCCCAAACCTTTCGCCGCACGCTTGCGGCAACCCTGCTGCTGGGTAGTTGCCCACTCGCATTCGCACAGCAGGCAACCAGCGAAGCCCCCGAAGAAACCCCGGAACGGCTTTCCACCGTCATCGTCAGCGGCGTCGGCCCGCAGCGCGAGACCGACGAAATGATCGGCAATGCAACCGCCGTCACGCGTGAGGATATCGTCCAGAACCTGCAGGCCTCCCTTGGCAACACCCTCGACAGCCAGCCGGGCGTATCGACCACCCACTTCGGACAGGCTGCAAGCCGCCCCGTACTCCGCGGCCTTGGCGCTGAGCGCGTCCTGGTCCTGACCAATGGTATCGGCGTCATCGACGCCTCGGCCGCTTCGCCAGACCACCAGGTCGCCGCGGACGGGATCGATGCCGAGAAGATCGAAATCCTGCGCGGACCAGCGGCACTTGCCTATGGCGGCCAGGCAATTGGCGGTGTCGTCAATGTGATTGACGGCCTGATCGCCGAAGAGCTTCCGGACGAGCCTGTCTCGGGCGAAGCCTATGGCGCGCTGAACAGCGTCAATGATGGCGGCACCGAAGGCGGCGCAAAAGGCAAGTTCGTGGCCGGCCCGTTCGTCCTGTCACTCTCGGCCAGCACGCGCGATTTTGACAATTATGACATTCCTGACTTCGCAGAGTCCTCCAGACTGCGCGCGCTTGAGGATGCAGACCATGAGGAAGAGGAAGGCGAAGAAGAAGAGCATGAAGAGCACGAGGAAGTGCGCGATACGCTCGAGAACTCCTTCGTGGAAACCGACTCCCTTGCGGCAGGCCTGTCATGGGTCGGCGATTCGGCCTTTGTCGGCATAGCGGTGCGCCAGCAGACAGCGCTTTACGGCCTGCCGGGCCACAGCCACGAGCATGAGCACGAGGAAGAAGAAGGAGAAGGGCCAGGAGAGGAAGAAGGTGAAGAGCACGAAGAAGAAATGCCCTTCATCGACCTCGAGCAGACCCGTTACGACATCCGCGCTGGCGCTGATATAGACTTCGGGCCATTCACGCGGATCGCCGGTAATGCGTCCTTCGCAGACTATGAACACACCGAATTCGAAGCCCCGGGCGAACCTGGCACCGTCTATGAAAGTGATGGCGCAGAGGGCCGGGTAGAACTCGGCACAGCCTTTGGCGAGTTTGACGGTGCAATCGGTCTGCAGGTCCTCGATAAGTCGCTCGACGCTTTTGGCGATGAAGCCTTCATCACCAAGACCGACACCAAATCGACTGGCCTTTTCCTCTATCAGACACGCGAATGGGACAGTGGTTTCGGCGTCGAAGGCGGCCTGCGCTACGATTCGACAGAATTGGAAAACATTAACGCTGGCACGCGCACATTCGACCTCTATTCCAGCTCATTCGGCATTCACCAGCATTGGGACAATGGTCTGTTTGTTGGTGGCCAGATCAGCCTGACGGATCGCGCGCCTACAGAGAGCGAACTCTTCGCAGATGGCGCTCACCTTGCAACGGAGCAGTACGAGGTTGGCGATACGTCCCTCGATAAGGAACGCGGCCTGAACCTTGAGGGAACCGTGCGCTGGCGCGGCGACAACGGCTTCGGTGTCGGCGCAAACCTTTTCCGCTCAGAGTTTGACGGCTTCATTTATCTCGCCCCGGGTACAACCGTGGAAGAGGGCGCTATCGTCGACGAGGTTGATGAGCTGCCGGTTTACACCTTCGTTCAGCGTGATGCGACATTCACCGGCGGCGAGATCTATGCCGACTATGAAATCGATGACGGCGCTCTGGGGGCAGACTGGCGCGCGAAAGCGAATGTCGACTTTGTGTCGGCTGACCTTGATGAAGGCGGCAATCTACCGCTGATCCCGCCCCTGACCTTCAATGCGTCGCTTGATGCTGACTGGGGCCTGTGGAGTGCAGGCGCAAGCGTGACCGTCGCGGCCGAGCAGGACGACACAGGTGAGGGCGAATTGCCGACTGACGGCTACACCACGCTCGACCTCAGGACTGCGTTCTCGCTGGCTGATGTCGGAATGGGCCAGGAAGGCACTGAGCTCTTCCTTGAAGCCCGCAATGTGACCGATGAAGAGGTCCGCTATGCGACCTCTGTCCTGAAGGACACCGTTCCGGCTCCGGGACGCAATATTCGCGGCGGCGTTCGCCTCGTTTTCTGA